The following nucleotide sequence is from Burkholderia gladioli.
CCTGGCCGACATCAAGACCTACGCCGACGGCATCGGTCCGTGGAAGCCGCAGGTGTTCGCCTGGAAAGCCACGCCGTGGAAGGACAAGAACGCCGACGGCACGCCCTACGCGGGCTCGCTGGCCGACGTGAACTCGGTCGAGCCGACCAGCCTGATCGCCGATGCGCACAAGGCCGGCCTGTTCGTCCACTCGTACACGTTCCGCAACGAGGCGCGCTACCTGCCCGGCAAGTACAAGGGTGATCCGGTGGGCGAATACCTCGACGCCTACCGCGCCGGCATCGACGGCGTGTTCTCCGACTTCACGAACACGGCCGTGGCCGCGCGCGCGCAGTACCTGAAGGAAACCGGTCGCTAAGCGCGCCGCCCGGGCCGCGATGCACCGACACGAATCCGCCTCGCCGGCGGCGCGGGATTTCAGCGCCGCCGGTCCCGCCGGCTTCCCGCCTTGGCAGATTCACTGCCGCTTTCAATAAACAGTCGTTTGAATTGGAATTGCATTCCGGCAATTACGGATCCAATCGTCAATTAGCGAATTCATTCTGATACGAGTATTTATCCCGCTGTCCGGCGAATCGGCCCGCCTGCCCCACCCTGCCTGTTCCAACAGGCACGGCGCGGCATCGCTTCCGGATATTTACATCGAGCCGTCAATTCATTACGAAAACCATTCAAATTATCTTATCTAACTTTTTTAGATATTCCTGAAAAAAGTTTGTGACGCTGATTTGACGATGCTACTATCCACGTCGAAATCGACCGGCGATTTTCTGTAGTCGTTCCCTGATTGAGATTCGAAAAAAACCGGCGCCATCCTGGCCGATGGCAAACCGGCGTCGTATCGGCTGGCGGGCTCGTCCCGTGGTGCCAGCCTGCTTCCGCGTCACGGCTTCACACGAATTGCTTAGCAATCCGCATCAATGGGTCTCTTTGCAGAATACCGTGCGTGTCTCGACCGGCGCGATCCGCCGGCCCCGCCGCGCGCGGACGAACCTGCGCGATGCCTACCGCAGAGCGCAGCGGCAGTGACGAAGTCGTCCAATCATCCGAGGGGGAATCATCCAATGAATCGTGTTTCCGGTAATGTTCGCCAGCATTTCACCAAGCTCCTGATCGCATCGGCCGCGCTCGCCGCATTCGGCATGCAGGCCGGCCATGCGGCCACGCAACAAGGGTGGACCACCACCCGTACCAAGGCCTTCCTGCCTCTCGTGCAACCTGCCGCGAGCACCGCGGCCGCAGCCTCGCTCACGTCCTCCGCCGGCCTCACCCAGGCGGCCTCGAGCCTCGATCTCGCGAGCGGCGCCGCCGTTCACGTGACGGTGGGCCTCAAGCTTCGCAACGAGGCCCGGCTCGACCAGTTCATCGCCAAGCTCCAGCACGGCAGCGGCGGCGGCTTCCTCACGCCGGCGCAGTTTGCAGAGCAATATGGCCCGACCCAGGCGCAGGCCGACGCGGTGGCGGCGCACCTGCGCGCCTCGGGCTTCACCAATGTGCAGATCGCGCCGAACCGCCTGTTCGTGACGGCCGACGGCACGGCCGGCACGGTCAAGCAGGCCTTCAACACGCAACTCAAGCAGTTCACCACCGCCAAGGGCCGCCGCGTGTTCGCCAACGCGCAGGACGCGCAGGTGCCGAGCTCGCTCGGCGGCGTGGTCGACACCGTCCTGGGCCTGCAGGACGTGGTGGTCGCGCACACCTACCACCATCGCTTCCAGCCGTCCGAGCAGCAGGGCGAGGCGGCAGCCTCGCTGACGCGCGCCGTCGCTGCCGGCACCGCCACGGGCCACAACCCGGTGCAGTTCTCGTCGATCTACGACGCGGGCTCGACGCCGAGCGCCGCCAACACCACGGTCGGCATCATCACCTACGGCAGCCAGACCCAGACGGTGAAGGACCTGAACACCTTCGCGAGCGCCAACCATCTCGCAGCGGTGTCCTCGCAGGTGATCAACACGGGTGGCTCTGGCCGCACCTACAACAGCGGCGACCTCGAATGGCAGCTCGACAGCCAGTCGATCGTCGGCGCGGCGGGCGGCGCGGTGCAGAAGGTGGTGTTCTACAACGCACCGGACGATGCACAGACCGACCAGGCCCTGCTCGACGACATCTCGAACGCCTTCAACCGCGCGGTCAGCGACAACGTGGCGAAGGTGATCAACGTCTCGCTGGGCTGGTGCGAATCCGACGCGGACGGCTCCAGCATCCGCGCGGCCGACAACAACATCTTCAAGCAGGCGGTCGCGCAGGGCCAGACCTTCTCGGTGTCGAGCGGCGACGAAGGCGCCTACGAGTGCAGCACCAGCCGCGTCTCGGGCGTGGGCGGCGTGCCGAACACCACGCACTACTCGGTGTCGGCGCCGGCCAGCTCGCCGTACGTGATCGCCGTGGGCGGCACCACGCTCTACACCTCGGGCAGCACCTGGGCCAACGAGACGGTGTGGAACGAAGGACTGCAGGCGATCGGCTACTACGACAACGAAGGCGACTACGATTCGACCAAGCGCCTGTGGGCCACCGGCGGCGGCTACAGCACGGTCGAGGCGGCGCCGTCGTGGCAATCGTCGAGCGTCACCGGCACCTCGAGCGGCCGCGCGCTACCCGACATCGCCTTCGACGCGGCATCGAGCACCGGCGCGATCCTG
It contains:
- a CDS encoding S53 family peptidase, whose protein sequence is MNRVSGNVRQHFTKLLIASAALAAFGMQAGHAATQQGWTTTRTKAFLPLVQPAASTAAAASLTSSAGLTQAASSLDLASGAAVHVTVGLKLRNEARLDQFIAKLQHGSGGGFLTPAQFAEQYGPTQAQADAVAAHLRASGFTNVQIAPNRLFVTADGTAGTVKQAFNTQLKQFTTAKGRRVFANAQDAQVPSSLGGVVDTVLGLQDVVVAHTYHHRFQPSEQQGEAAASLTRAVAAGTATGHNPVQFSSIYDAGSTPSAANTTVGIITYGSQTQTVKDLNTFASANHLAAVSSQVINTGGSGRTYNSGDLEWQLDSQSIVGAAGGAVQKVVFYNAPDDAQTDQALLDDISNAFNRAVSDNVAKVINVSLGWCESDADGSSIRAADNNIFKQAVAQGQTFSVSSGDEGAYECSTSRVSGVGGVPNTTHYSVSAPASSPYVIAVGGTTLYTSGSTWANETVWNEGLQAIGYYDNEGDYDSTKRLWATGGGYSTVEAAPSWQSSSVTGTSSGRALPDIAFDAASSTGAILYYNGSTTDGSGNPNQVGGTSLASPIFVGIWARLQSANGNALGFPAASLYQYFPSNASLLHDVTSGNNGSGSYKGFAAATGWDGSTGFGSIDISKLYSFIKSHSDFAR